A window of the Fuscovulum sp. genome harbors these coding sequences:
- a CDS encoding alpha/beta fold hydrolase: MTRIAVPVAGATLSAQVDGSAGKPWLLLSNSLAADLTMWDDQMEVLTRSHRVVRYDTRGHGQSTASDGAYDFDLLVADMLAVLDHVGAEQADVIGLSLGGMTALGLGLAHPGRVRRMVVCDARADNPPPFVQGWIDRIAVVQANGTAALVDGTLARWFTPACSEEPKARAAAMIRATSAAGYIGCAKALMGLDYLRHLGSMQPPVQYLVGAEDMGAPKEAMAAMAAATPGAGLIILEGLAHIPNMEDPEAFHAALADWLEASA; this comes from the coding sequence ATGACGCGGATCGCGGTTCCGGTGGCCGGGGCCACGCTGTCCGCGCAGGTGGATGGATCGGCGGGCAAGCCTTGGCTTTTGCTGTCAAACTCGCTGGCGGCCGATCTGACCATGTGGGACGACCAGATGGAGGTGCTGACGCGCAGCCACCGGGTGGTGCGCTATGACACGCGCGGGCATGGGCAAAGCACGGCGTCGGACGGGGCCTATGACTTTGATCTGCTGGTCGCCGATATGCTGGCGGTGCTGGATCATGTGGGCGCAGAACAGGCAGATGTGATCGGGCTGTCTCTGGGCGGGATGACGGCGCTGGGTTTGGGCCTCGCGCATCCGGGCCGGGTGCGGCGGATGGTGGTCTGCGATGCGCGGGCCGACAATCCGCCCCCTTTCGTGCAAGGCTGGATCGACCGGATTGCCGTGGTGCAGGCGAATGGCACCGCCGCACTGGTGGATGGCACCTTGGCGCGCTGGTTCACGCCCGCCTGTTCCGAAGAGCCCAAGGCGCGGGCGGCGGCGATGATCCGCGCCACGTCGGCTGCGGGATACATTGGCTGCGCCAAGGCCCTGATGGGGCTGGATTACCTGCGCCATCTGGGATCGATGCAGCCGCCGGTGCAGTATCTGGTCGGGGCCGAGGATATGGGCGCGCCGAAAGAGGCGATGGCGGCGATGGCGGCGGCCACGCCGGGGGCCGGGCTGATCATTCTGGAAGGCCTCGCACATATTCCCAACATGGAAGACCCCGAGGCGTTTCACGCCGCCCTTGCCGATTGGCTGGAGGCCAGCGCATGA
- a CDS encoding NAD(P)-dependent oxidoreductase → MTLPRVGLIGLGIMGMAYATNLRRAGATVLGFDPVLAAREALDGLGGCGCATAAEVAQGADVILMALPSVKALEAVVAEMRPHLRVGMVIAEMGTLPLEAKEAARASCAEVGVALLDCPVSGTGAQAATGDLVVFASGEAADVAVLHPVFAALARDIRHVGPFGAGMKLKLVANLLVTIHNLATAEALLLAEKSGLDLGMVYDAIRSGAGNSRMFEVRGPLMIDGRYEPATMKMDVYQKDLALIMDHARDVACPVPLMAASLPFYSAALAQGRHKEDTAALFAVLQQMAPGPEETP, encoded by the coding sequence ATGACCCTGCCGCGCGTGGGCCTGATCGGGTTGGGCATCATGGGGATGGCCTATGCCACCAACCTGCGCCGCGCCGGGGCCACGGTTCTGGGCTTTGATCCTGTGCTTGCGGCGCGGGAGGCGCTGGACGGCCTTGGTGGGTGCGGCTGCGCCACGGCGGCCGAGGTGGCGCAGGGGGCGGATGTGATCCTGATGGCGCTGCCATCGGTCAAGGCGCTGGAGGCGGTGGTGGCCGAGATGCGGCCCCACCTGCGCGTGGGCATGGTGATTGCCGAGATGGGCACCTTGCCGCTGGAGGCGAAAGAGGCCGCGCGGGCGTCCTGCGCCGAGGTGGGCGTGGCGCTGCTCGATTGCCCGGTTTCGGGCACAGGGGCGCAGGCGGCGACGGGCGATCTGGTGGTGTTTGCCAGTGGCGAGGCGGCGGATGTGGCGGTGCTGCACCCGGTATTCGCGGCGCTGGCGCGGGATATCCGGCATGTCGGACCGTTCGGCGCCGGCATGAAGCTGAAGCTGGTGGCGAACCTGTTGGTGACGATCCACAACCTTGCCACTGCCGAGGCGCTGCTGCTGGCGGAAAAGTCGGGGCTTGATCTTGGCATGGTCTATGATGCGATCCGGTCGGGTGCCGGGAATTCGCGCATGTTCGAAGTGCGCGGCCCGCTGATGATCGACGGCCGCTATGAGCCCGCGACGATGAAGATGGATGTCTACCAAAAAGACCTCGCGCTGATCATGGATCACGCGCGCGACGTGGCCTGTCCGGTTCCGTTGATGGCGGCAAGTCTGCCCTTCTATTCGGCGGCCCTGGCGCAGGGTCGGCACAAAGAAGACACGGCGGCGCTCTTCGCAGTGCTGCAACAAATGGCCCCCGGACCGGAGGAGACGCCATGA
- a CDS encoding heme-binding protein: MSVTLAEAEVIADGTLSAGQRRGAQPLTVVVLDAGGHVVVMKRSDNSGILRCEIAHGKAYGALGMGLPSRTLFARAQDNPNFFTALAAASGGRMVPNPGGVLLRDTAGRIIGAVGVSGDTGDMDELCAMEGIGLAGLTGDCGKP; encoded by the coding sequence ATGAGCGTGACATTGGCTGAGGCGGAAGTGATCGCAGACGGCACACTGAGCGCCGGACAGCGCAGGGGCGCGCAGCCGCTGACCGTGGTCGTGCTGGATGCAGGCGGCCATGTCGTGGTGATGAAACGGTCCGACAACAGCGGGATTTTGCGCTGTGAGATTGCGCATGGCAAAGCCTATGGCGCGCTTGGCATGGGGTTGCCCAGCCGGACACTCTTTGCCCGCGCGCAGGACAACCCCAATTTCTTTACCGCGCTGGCGGCGGCGTCGGGTGGGCGGATGGTGCCCAATCCGGGCGGCGTGCTGCTGCGGGATACGGCGGGGCGTATCATCGGCGCGGTGGGCGTCAGCGGTGATACCGGCGATATGGACGAGCTTTGTGCCATGGAAGGCATCGGTCTGGCTGGCCTGACCGGCGATTGCGGCAAACCATGA
- a CDS encoding SDR family oxidoreductase has product MTGMLAGRHAVVTGAGRGLGRAIALALVAAGARVTAVARTRADLDTLAAEAPGQITAMVGDVQDAALHDAIAAMTDLDILVNNAGGNRPMLMVDVDDATLDHLIALNIRSAYKVAQAGARAMVRARRGVIINMSSQMGHVGAAKRTVYCMSKHAIEGLTKAMAVELAPSGVRVVSVAPTFVLTPMTEPMFADAAFRDSVLDMIPMRELARPEDVAAGVVFLASDGARMITGDSLRIDGGWTAR; this is encoded by the coding sequence ATGACCGGGATGCTGGCGGGGCGGCATGCGGTGGTGACGGGGGCGGGGCGTGGCCTGGGCCGGGCCATTGCGCTTGCACTGGTGGCTGCGGGTGCGCGGGTGACGGCCGTGGCGCGCACGCGGGCCGATCTCGACACACTGGCCGCCGAGGCACCGGGGCAGATCACCGCGATGGTGGGGGACGTGCAGGATGCGGCGCTGCATGATGCCATCGCGGCGATGACGGATCTGGATATTCTGGTGAACAACGCAGGCGGCAACCGGCCGATGCTTATGGTCGATGTGGATGATGCAACGCTGGACCACCTGATCGCGCTCAACATACGGTCGGCGTATAAAGTGGCGCAGGCGGGCGCTCGGGCGATGGTGCGCGCGCGGCGCGGCGTCATCATCAACATGTCATCGCAGATGGGGCATGTGGGTGCGGCCAAGCGCACGGTTTACTGCATGTCCAAACATGCAATCGAAGGCCTGACAAAGGCGATGGCCGTGGAATTGGCGCCATCGGGGGTGCGGGTGGTGTCGGTGGCGCCGACCTTTGTGCTGACGCCGATGACCGAACCAATGTTCGCCGACGCCGCCTTTCGCGACAGCGTTCTGGACATGATCCCAATGCGCGAGCTGGCCCGGCCCGAAGATGTGGCAGCGGGTGTGGTGTTTCTGGCGTCAGATGGGGCGCGGATGATCACGGGCGACAGCCTGCGGATCGATGGCGGCTGGACCGCGCGATAA